The Castanea sativa cultivar Marrone di Chiusa Pesio chromosome 11, ASM4071231v1 genome contains a region encoding:
- the LOC142614743 gene encoding 1-aminocyclopropane-1-carboxylate synthase 1: MALSKNQQLLSKIATNDRHGENSPYFDGWKAYDKNPYHPIDNCEGVIQMGLAENQLCFDLIQKWIRRNPKASICTAEGVHEFKNIAIFQDYNGFKEFRQAVANFMGKARGGRVTFDPNRIVMSGGATGANETVMFCLANPGDAFLVPSPCYPAFDRDCGWRTGVQLIPVNCDSSNNFLITKAALEAAYERAQQDHINVKGLIIANPSNPLGTVLDRDTLRSLVSFINEKKIHLVSDEIYAASVFSTPSFVSVSEIIEEMECDRDLIHIVYSLSKDMGLPGFRVGIVYSYNDAVVNCGRKMSSFGLVSSQTQHLLASMLSDNEFVDNFLKENSKRLAKRHSMFTKGLEKVGIACLKSSAGLFVWMDLRRLLKEQTLESEMNLWRVIINEVKLNVSPGSSFHCSEPGWFRVCFANMDDDTVEVALERIRVFVEKQQVKSKRKFQNNLKLKLSCTPRRYDESVMSPHMMSPRSPLVRART, from the exons ATGGCTTTGAGTAAGAATCAACAACTTTTGTCTAAGATTGCAACCAATGATCGTCATGGTGAGAATTCTCCTTACTTTGATGGGTGGAAGGCATATGATAAAAACCCATATCACCCTATTGATAATTGTGAAGGAGTTATCCAGATGGGTCTCGCAGAAAATCAG CTTTGCTTTGATTTGATTCAAAAGTGGATTAGGAGAAATCCTAAAGCTTCCATTTGCACCGCTGAAGGAGTTCACGAATTCAAGAATATTGCTATCTTCCAGGACTATAATGGCTTCAAGGAGTTTAGACaa GCTGTAGCAAACTTTATGGGTAAAGCAAGAGGTGGTAGGGTTACATTTGATCCAAACCGCATAGTCATGAGTGGTGGAGCTACCGGAGCAAACGAGACAGTCATGTTTTGCTTGGCCAATCCTGGCGATGCTTTCCTTGTACCCTCACCATGTTATCCAgc ATTTGACCGTGACTGTGGGTGGCGAACAGGGGTGCAGCTAATTCCTGTCAACTGTGATAGCTCGAACAATTTTCTTATCACAAAAGCAGCATTGGAAGCAGCATACGAAAGAGCCCAACAAGACCATATCAATGTGAAAGGCTTGATCATAGCAAACCCGTCAAACCCTTTGGGCACGGTTTTAGACAGAGACACATTGAGAAGCCTAGTGAGCTTCATCAATGAAAAGAAAATCCATTTAGTCAGTGACGAAATATATGCAGCCAGTGTGTTCAGCACTCCAAGTTTCGTTAGCGTTTCCGAAATTATAGAGGAAATGGAATGTGACCGTGATCTCATTCACATTGTTTATAGTTTGTCCAAAGATATGGGACTCCCTGGCTTTAGGGTCGGCATAGTTTACTCTTACAATGATGCAGTCGTGAATTGTGGGCGCAAAATGTCAAGCTTTGGATTAGTTTCCTCACAAACTCAACATCTACTGGCTTCAATGCTTTCAGACAATGAGTTTGTGGACAACTTTCTCAAGGAGAACTCGAAAAGGCTAGCCAAGAGGCACAGCATGTTCACCAAGGGACTCGAAAAAGTGGGAATTGCTTGTTTGAAAAGCAGTGCTGGGCTTTTTGTTTGGATGGATTTGCGTAGGCTTCTAAAAGAACAAACACTCGAGTCTGAAATGAATCTTTGGCGAGTAATCATCAATGAGGTGAAGCTCAATGTTTCACCAGGGTCTTCGTTTCATTGCTCCGAGCCAGGTTGGTTTAGGGTTTGCTTTGCAAATATGGATGATGACACAGTTGAAGTTGCACTCGAAAGGATCCGAGTATTTGTTGAAAAGCAgcaagtgaaaagtaaacgtAAATTCCAAAACAATCTTAAGCTTAAGCTTAGCTGCACACCTCGAAGATACGATGAGAGTGTTATGTCACCACACATGATGTCTCCTCGCTCACCGCTTGTTCGAGCAAGGACTTAG
- the LOC142615848 gene encoding heavy metal-associated isoprenylated plant protein 39, giving the protein MKKIVLKLELDDDPKAKQKALKTVSTLSGIDSIAMDMKDKKLTVIGTVDPVNIVSKLRKYWPTNLISVGPAEEPKKKEEPKKEEAKAEEVKKEEPKKEEAKKEEEKKEEPKKEEEKKEEKKEEEKKKEAPPPDPVLELVKAYKANPHLAAYPHLPAHHPYPTAYYYVQPSVEENPNACAIF; this is encoded by the exons ATGAAG AAGATTGTACTGAAGCTGGAATTAGATGACGATCCTAAAGCCAAGCAGAAGGCCTTGAAGACTGTCTCCACTCTTTCAG ggaTTGATTCGATTGCAATGGACATGAAGGATAAGAAACTAACGGTCATAGGAACCGTGGATCCCGTAAATATAGTGAGCAAACTGCGCAAATATTGGCCGACAAATCTAATCTCAGTTGGGCCAGCAGAAGAAcctaagaagaaagaagagccGAAGAAGGAGGAAGCCAAGGCCGAGGAAGTAAAGAAAGAGGAACCCAAGAAGGAGGAAgctaagaaagaagaagagaaaaaagaagaacccaagaaggaagaagagaagaaagaggaaaagaaagaagaagagaaaaagaaagaagcaccTCCACCCGACCCTGTTTTAGAGCTTGTCAAGGCTTACAAAGCAAATCCCCACCTCGCCGCATATCCCCACCTCCCCGCACATCATCCATACCCCACCGCATATTACTACGTCCAACCAAGCGTGGAGGAGAATCCAAATGCTTGtgctattttttaa